From Rhodamnia argentea isolate NSW1041297 chromosome 10, ASM2092103v1, whole genome shotgun sequence, a single genomic window includes:
- the LOC115730432 gene encoding ADP-glucose phosphorylase: MASQDRLPQLRKDVITGRWVIFSPARAKRPSDFKSKAPATASDPGYDHRRQCPFCSGNEHMCAPQIFRVPPDPSSDWKIRVIENLYPALDRNLKDADFDGDMLRGFGFHDVVIETPDHSVHLSDLSPREVGDVILAYKKRIEQLLTFDSIEYVQVFKNHGAPAGASLSHSHSQIIALPIVPSNVSAQIECLKEHFDRTGKCCLCEVQSNELLIDESAHFVSFVPFAAAFPFEIWIVPRDHSPHFHKLDDDKAADLGGLLKLMLRKISIQLNDPPFNFMIRTSPVHTSGSEMCSTHWYLQILPQLTIVAGFEVATGCHINPVFPEEAAKVLREVHVQI; encoded by the exons ATGGCTTCGCAGGATCGACTCCCACAACTGAGGAAGGACGTGATCACAGGGAGGTGGGTGATTTTCTCGCCGGCGAGAGCCAAACGGCCCTCCGATTTCAAGTCCAAAGCTCCGGCCACGGCGTCCGACCCGGGTTACGACCATCGCCGGCAGTGCCCCTTCTGCTCCGGCAACGAGCACATGTGCGCCCCGCAGATCTTCCGGGTCCCGCCCGACCCGAGCTCCGATTGGAAGATCCGGGTAATCGAGAACCTCTACCCTGCGCTCGACCGGAACCTCAAAGATGCCGACTTTGACGGCGACATGTTGCGGGGCTTCGGGTTTCACGACGTGGTAATCGAGACTCCAGACCATTCGGTGCATCTGAGCGATTTGTCGCCGAGGGAGGTCGGCGACGTGATTCTCGCGTACAAGAAGAGGATCGAGCAGCTCCTGACCTTCGATTCGATCGAATATGTACAG GTTTTCAAGAACCACGGTGCGCCGGCTGGGGCATCGCTAAGTCATTCTCACAGCCAGATAATAGCTCTTCCGATTGTACCTTCCAATGTCTCAGCTCAGATTGAGTGCCTGAAGGAGCATTTCGATCGGACGGGGAAGTGTTGTCTTTGCGAAGTCCAATCAAATGAACTTTTGATTGACGAGTCGGCTCATTTCGTTTCATTCGTTCCATTTGCCGCCGCATTCCCTTTTGAGATATGGATTGTGCCAAGGGATCACTCTCCTCATTTCCACAAACTAGATGATGATAAG gcTGCTGATCTTGGAGGCCTGCTGAAACTCATGCTTAGGAAGATATCTATTCAGTTAAATGATCCGCCGTTCAATTTCATGATCCGGACTTCCCCGGTCCACACTTCCGGATCCGAAATGTGTTCCACTCACTGGTATTTGCAAATACTACCTCAGCTAACTATTGTAGCGGGGTTTGAAGTCGCGACAGGTTGCCACATAAACCCGGTTTTCCCGGAGGAAGCGGCAAAAGTTTTGAGGGAAGTCCATGTCCAGATTTAG
- the LOC115730507 gene encoding PHD finger protein ING2 isoform X2, translated as MINQTGQQNKYCVGLSRQGSRKGNNSVYSSSYNNDDEETEIEKMQKDIEANQDSALSLCTEKVLLARQAYDLIDSHIKRLDEDLKNFAEDLKQEGKISPDEPAVLPPLPLIPKSDKRKPLYVTPQSFKRPDYRGDWDRERDRDFELMPPPGSHRRDFAAPDVDQPIDPDEPTYCVCHQVSFGDMIACDNENCQGGEWFHYTCVGLTPETRFKGKWYCPTCKLLPQ; from the exons ATGATAAACCAGACTGGCCAGCAGAACAAGTACTGCGTGGGGTTATCAAGACAGGGCTCTAGAAAAGGGAACAACAGTGTTTACAGCAGTAGCTATAACAATGACGATGAAGAGACCGAAATCGAGAAAATGCAGAAAGATATAGAGGCCAATCAGGACAGCGCGTTGAGTTTGTGTACTGAGAAGGTGTTGCTGGCAAGGCAAGCATATGACCTC ATTGATAGCCACATTAAACGACTCGACGAGGATTTAAAGAACTTTGCAGAAGATCTCAAGCAAG AAGGGAAAATATCTCCAGACGAGCCAGCAGTTCTTCCCCCATTGCCATTAATTCCTAAAAGTGACAAGCGCAAGCCCCTATATGTAACACCACAATCATTTAAGAGGCCTGATTATAGGGGGGACTGGGATCGCGAGCGGGACAGAGATTTTGAACTCATGCCTCCTCCAGGAAGTCATAGAAGGGACTTCGCTGCCCCAGATGTTGATCAGCCCATTGATCCAGATGAACCCACCTATTGTGTCTGTCATCAG GTGTCATTTGGAGACATGATTGCCTGCGACAACGAAAAC TGCCAAGGAGGTGAATGGTTTCATTACACGTGCGTTGGGCTGACACCAGAAACAAGATTCAAGGGGAAGTGGTATTGTCCAACCTGCAAGCTACTTCCACAGTGA
- the LOC115730322 gene encoding protein SINE1-like, which translates to MGRNLSPALRRELANLDKDADSRKSAMKALKTYVKDLDSKAIPLFLEQVSETKETGSLSGEYTISLYEVLARVHGVNIVPQIDSIMATIVKTLASSAGSFPLQQACSRVVPAIARYGIDPTTPENKKRHIIYSLCKPLAESLLGSQESLTSGAALCLKALVDADNWRYASDDMVNKVCQNVAVSLEEKSTQTNSHMGLVMALAKRNSLIVEAYARLLVRSAMKILQAGLSEANSQKRLSAIQMVNFLMKWLDPRSIFSELQLITEEMEKCQSDPMAFVRGAAFETLQTARRIATERGFKFEKRLSSETESIGRRDENQGRNLWSSGDASSASTPESQMLDFNFEYDSLLESPLYSQVSSDLTYDRQSAHRRLWRHENGGVDISLKDGLFSELSNGSGLSSRSAERTPTRQQEYNANEGDDVNDFIGFQPRSPRYEVAQQSPTPGPQRPQSPINVDNIKIFTTPRKLIHSLQDPSDGESDITQKSLGRFRSPCSSVDEWSPVRKFDQGGLIDDPHDAKEKGNSDDGAKQFQGGSESLSSGYNIAAHLEMPVPNTATLPDETKTPTFGTKKAGRRTAFKLICSILFVLLAIFCSLHYIDDHDYCHLVPT; encoded by the exons ATGGGTAGGAATCTTAGCCCCGCATTGCGCAGAGAATTGGCAAACCTGGATAAAGATGCTGACAGCCGTAAATCAGCAATGAAAGCGCTTAAAACATATGTGAAGGACCTGGACTCAAAGGCGATCCCTTTATTTCTGGAGCAAGTTTCTGAAACCAAGGAGACAGGCTCTCTATCCGGAGAATACACAATTTCGCTTTATGAAGTTCTTGCTCGTGTTCATGGCGTCAACATTGTTCCTCAGATAGATAGCATCATGGCAACAATTGTGAAAACTTTGGCTTCAAGTGCAGGGTCTTTCCCTCTCCAACAGGCCTGCTCAAGGGTAGTTCCTGCTATCGCGAGATATGGGATAGATCCAACCACTCCAGAGAACAAGAAGAGGCATATAATATACTCCTTGTGTAAGCCCCTTGCAGAGTCTCTTTTGGGTTCTCAAGAAAGCTTAACCTCAGGGGCTGCGCTTTGTTTAAAGGCTCTGGTGGATGCGGATAATTGGAGGTATGCTTCGGATGATATGGTCAACAAGGTTTGTCAAAATGTCGCTGTGTCTTTGGAGGAGAAGTCCACTCAGACCAATTCACACATGGGGTTGGTTATGGCTTTAGCCAAGCGCAATTCCTTAATAGTTGAAGCTTATGCAAGGCTCTTAGTAAGATCAGCAATGAAAATCTTGCAAGCTGGACTATCAGAGGCAAATTCTCAGAAACGTTTATCAGCaattcaaatggtgaatttccTGATGAAGTGGTTGGATCCCAGGAGTATATTTTCAGAGCTGCAGTTGATAACTGAGGAGATGGAGAAGTGCCAGTCTGATCCGATGGCTTTCGTCAGGGGAGCAGCTTTTGAAACTCTACAAACTGCTAGGAGAATCGCCACAGAGAGAGGGTTTAAATTTGAGAAACGTTTGAGTTCAGAGACCGAGTCCATTGGCAGGAGAGATGAAAACCAGGGGAGAAACTTATGGAGTTCAGGAGACGCTTCATCTGCTTCCACCCCAGAATCTCAGATGCTTGATTTTAATTTCGAATATGATTCTCTGCTCGAGTCACCTCTCTATTCCCAGGTCTCGTCTGATTTGACTTACGATAGGCAGAGTGCCCATCGCAGGCTATGGAGACATGAAAATGGAGGGGTGGATATTTCTCTCAAGGATGGCTTGTTCTCAGAGTTGTCTAACGGAAGTGGCCTTTCAAGTAGAAGTGCCGAGCGAACTCCTACTAGGCAACAGGAGTACAATGCCAATGAAGGAGATGATGTAAATGATTTCATAGGATTCCAGCCAAGAAGTCCAAGATATGAAGTAGCACAACAATCCCCTACTCCTGGTCCCCAG AGGCCACAATCCCCGATCAATGTCGACAACATTAAAATCTTCACTACCCCGAGGAAGCTCATCCACTCTCTTCAGGATCCAAGTGATGGGGAATCCGATATAACACAGAAAAGCCTCGGAAGGTTTAGAAGTCCATGTTCAAGCGTAGATGAGTGGAGTCCTGTGAGGAAATTTGACCAGGGTGGCTTGATAGATGATCCCCATGATGCCAAAGAGAAGGGGAACTCTGATGATGGCGCTAAGCAGTTTCAGGGTGGATCAGAATCTCTCTCATCGGGGTATAACATTGCTGCACATCTAGAAATGCCGGTGCCAAACACAGCGACGCTGCCAGATGAAACCAAAACTCCGACATTCGGCACCAAAAAGGCAGGAAGAAGAACGGCCTTCAAACTGATTTGCAGCATACTCTTTGTTTTGCTTGCGATATTCTGTTCATTACACTACATTGATGATCATGACTATTGTCATCTCGTTCCAACTTAG
- the LOC115730507 gene encoding PHD finger protein ING2 isoform X1 translates to MAIARTGVYIDDYFEYASTLPAELQRLLNTIRELDDRSQSMINQTGQQNKYCVGLSRQGSRKGNNSVYSSSYNNDDEETEIEKMQKDIEANQDSALSLCTEKVLLARQAYDLIDSHIKRLDEDLKNFAEDLKQEGKISPDEPAVLPPLPLIPKSDKRKPLYVTPQSFKRPDYRGDWDRERDRDFELMPPPGSHRRDFAAPDVDQPIDPDEPTYCVCHQVSFGDMIACDNENCQGGEWFHYTCVGLTPETRFKGKWYCPTCKLLPQ, encoded by the exons ATGGCAATCGCGAGAACCGGAGTCTACATCGATGACTATTTCGAAT ATGCGAGCACATTACCAGCCGAGCTCCAGAGGCTTCTCAATACAATCAGAGAACTCGATGATCGATCTCAAT CTATGATAAACCAGACTGGCCAGCAGAACAAGTACTGCGTGGGGTTATCAAGACAGGGCTCTAGAAAAGGGAACAACAGTGTTTACAGCAGTAGCTATAACAATGACGATGAAGAGACCGAAATCGAGAAAATGCAGAAAGATATAGAGGCCAATCAGGACAGCGCGTTGAGTTTGTGTACTGAGAAGGTGTTGCTGGCAAGGCAAGCATATGACCTC ATTGATAGCCACATTAAACGACTCGACGAGGATTTAAAGAACTTTGCAGAAGATCTCAAGCAAG AAGGGAAAATATCTCCAGACGAGCCAGCAGTTCTTCCCCCATTGCCATTAATTCCTAAAAGTGACAAGCGCAAGCCCCTATATGTAACACCACAATCATTTAAGAGGCCTGATTATAGGGGGGACTGGGATCGCGAGCGGGACAGAGATTTTGAACTCATGCCTCCTCCAGGAAGTCATAGAAGGGACTTCGCTGCCCCAGATGTTGATCAGCCCATTGATCCAGATGAACCCACCTATTGTGTCTGTCATCAG GTGTCATTTGGAGACATGATTGCCTGCGACAACGAAAAC TGCCAAGGAGGTGAATGGTTTCATTACACGTGCGTTGGGCTGACACCAGAAACAAGATTCAAGGGGAAGTGGTATTGTCCAACCTGCAAGCTACTTCCACAGTGA
- the LOC115730472 gene encoding GATA transcription factor 12-like has protein sequence MEFCRNVSVPGDSQPKLGGFASNSLDELFSIQKPEADVSMEWLSVFVEDCLSSRGNTLQVQALPPPSSASVPSKTPNKPSSTNLSALHKIVVTGKARSKRKRIAAAKAKNNPFFMIPTWPNHSSDPLLLHQSHWLADSELIQPKKQEQEHPKKQEQEQLKTTADMASSPAQCDAEEETVEGKEDQSEESGGGGAGQQGAGRRCTHCLSQRTPQWRAGPMGPKTLCNACGVRYKSGRLLPEYRPAKSPTFVSYLHSNSHKKVMEMRSSNMSPLSPPGERRR, from the exons ATGGAGTTCTGCCGGAATGTGTCAGTTCCCGGAGACTCGCAGCCGAAGCTCGGTGGCTTCGCAAGCAACAGTCTTGACGAACTCTTCTCCATTCAGAAGCCA GAAGCTGATGTTAGCATGGAGTGGCTGTCAGTTTTTGTGGAGGACTGCTTGTCCAGCAGGGGAAACACCCTCCAAGTCCAAGCACTACCGCCTCCTTCCTCAGCATCAGTTCCCTCCAAGACGCCCAACAAGCCTTCCTCGACCAACTTGTCGGCACTCCACAAGATTGTGGTCACAGGCAAGGCCAGGAGCAAGAGGAAGCGAATCGCAGCCGCCAAAGCCAAGAACAACCCGTTCTTCATGATACCCACTTGGCCCAACCACTCCTCCGACCCGCTCTTGCTCCACCAGTCCCACTGGCTGGCCGACAGCGAGCTCATTCAGCCCAAgaagcaagaacaagaacacCCCAAGAAGCAGGAGCAAGAACAGCTCAAGACAACCGCCGACATGGCCAGTAGTCCCGCACAATGCGACGCAGAGGAGGAAACGGTGGAGGGCAAAGAAGACCAGTCGGAGgagagcggcggcggcggagcaGGGCAGCAGGGGGCGGGGAGGAGGTGCACCCACTGCCTGTCGCAGAGGACGCCGCAGTGGAGGGCGGGGCCAATGGGGCCGAAGACGCTGTGCAACGCGTGCGGGGTGAGGTACAAGTCGGGCCGGCTCCTGCCGGAGTACCGTCCGGCCAAGAGCCCCACCTTTGTGAGCTACTTGCACTCCAACTCCCACAAGAAGGTCATGGAGATGAGGAGCTCAAACatgtcccctctctctcctcctggcGAGAGAAGAAGGTGA
- the LOC115730482 gene encoding uncharacterized protein LOC115730482 isoform X2 — MAQFTAQGTMKLLFNGEGSSFRRGSKDPFRFRLGSVHVRKRRLRFFDSSAERGSWRRNARAHARSANKHSKEGVHGEDDEYDDEFGVDDELACFRGLVLDLSYRPVNVVCWRRAICLEFMEKVPHLLQVVKRRRVKNNLSRKNLLYRDSYTCQYCSSGENLTIDHVLPISRGGEWTWENLVTACAKCNSKKGHKTIEEANMKLLKIPKAPKDFDILAIPLTSAAVKMLRVRKGTPEEWRQYLGRSSSER, encoded by the exons ATGGCTCAGTTCACAGCTCAAGGAACCATGAAGCTGCTCTTCAATGGCGAAGGTAGCTCATTTAGGCGAGGATCGAAGGACCCATTTCGTTTTAGGCTCGGATCAGTCCATGTCCGCAAGCGCAGGCTCAGATTCTTTGATTCCTCGGCCGAGCGCGGTTCTTGGCGGCGAAACGCGAGAGCGCACGCGCGAAGCGCTAATAAGCACAGTAAGGAAGGTGTGCATGGAGAGGACGACGAGTACGATGATGAGTTCGGAGTCGATGACGAGCTGGCGTGCTTCAGAGGTTTGGTCTTGGATCTTTCTTACAG GCCAGTCAATGTGGTTTGCTGGAGGCGTGCGATTTGCTTGGAGTTCATGGAGAAG GTGCCACATTTACTGCAAGTTGTTAAGAGAAGGAGAGTGAAAAACAACCTTAGTCGTAAGAACTTACTGTACAGAGACAGTTACACTTGCCA GTATTGCTCTTCGGGTGAGAATTTAACAATTGACCATGTTCTTCCAATTTCACGAGGTGGAGAATGGACATGGGAGAACCTG GTAACTGCCTGTGCCAAATGCAATTCCAAGAAAGGTCATAAAACAATAGAAGAAGCAAATATGAAGCTGCTCAAGATCCCCAAG GCTCCTAAAGACTTCGACATACTCGCCATACCTTTAACGAGTGCGGCGGTGAAGATGTTGAGAGTGCGGAAAGGCACTCCGGAGGAGTGGCGCCAGTATCTTGGTAGATCCTCTTCTGAGCGCTGA
- the LOC115730340 gene encoding T-complex protein 1 subunit theta has protein sequence MQPYGIQSMLKEGHKHLSGLDEAVIKNIDACKQLSAITRTSLGPNGMNKMVINHLDKLFVTNDASTIVNELEVQHPAAKILVLAAKAQQEEIGDGANLTISFAGELLQNAEELIRMGLHPSEIISGYIKAINKTIEILGELVEAGSETMDVRNKEQVVSRMRAAIASKQFGQEDRLCSLVADACIQVCPKNPANFNVDNVRVAKILGGGLHDSAVVRGMVLKGDAVGSIKRMEKAKVAVFAGGVDTSATDTKGTVLIHSAEQLENYAKSEEAKVEELVKSVADSGAKVIVSGAAVGEMALHFCERYKLMVLKISSKFELRRFCRTTGAVAILKLSQPNPDDLGYVDLVSVEEIGGVRVTLVKNEEGGNSVSTVVLRASTDSILDDLERAVDDGVNTYKAMCKDSRIVPGAAATEIELARRVKEFSFKETGLDQYAIAKFAESFEMIPTTLAENAGLNAMEIISSLYAEHANGNVKVGIDLEEGVCKDASVLCVWDLYITKFFALKYAADAVCTVLRVDQIIMAKPAGGPRREQPAGMDED, from the exons ATGCAACCGTACGGCATACAATCGATGCTCAAGGAGGGGCACAAGCATCTCTCCGGGCTCGACGAGGCCGTCATCAAGAACATCGACGCCTGCAAGCAGCTCTCCGCCATCACCCGCACTTCTCTCGGCCCCAATG GCATGAATAAAATGGTCATCAATCACTTGGACAAGCTCTTCGTGACAAATGATGCCTCCACGATTGTAAATGAGCTTGAGGTCCAGCATCCTGCAGCGAAGATATTGGTTTTGGCAGCCAAGGCTCAACAGGAGGAGATTGGTGATGGTGCCAATCTGACGATTTCTTTTGCAGGAGAGCTCCTCCAAAATGCGGAGGAGCTTATTAGAATGGGTTTGCATCCGAGCGAAATTATAAGTGGTTATATCAAGGCCATCAACAAG ACGATAGAGATACTGGGTGAACTGGTTGAGGCCGGTTCTGAGACTATGGATGTGCGAAATAAGGAGCAAGTTGTTTCTCGAATGAGAGCTGCAATTGCTAGCAAGCAATTTGGACAAGAAGACAGATTGTGCTCGCTTGTTGCCGAT GCTTGCATTCAAGTGTGCCCCAAGAACCCAGCTAACTTCAATGTGGATAATGTCCGAGTGGCTAAGATTTTGGGTGGTGGTCTGCATGACAGTGCAGTTGTTCGAGGTATGGTCTTGAAAGGCGATGCTGTTGGAAGTATTAAGAGAATGGAGAAGGCAAAG GTAGCGGTATTTGCTGGTGGTGTTGATACATCTGCTACTGATACGAAGGGAACTGTTCTTATACATAGTGCTGAGCAG CTTGAGAATTATGCAAAATCTGAGGAAGCTAAAGTGGAGGAGCTGGTAAAATCAGTTGCCGATTCGGGTGCGAAAGTTATTGTTAGTGGTGCTGCAGTTGGAGAGATGGCGTTGCATTTTTGTGAGCGTTATAA GCTTATGGTCTTGAAAATCAGTTCGAAGTTTGAACTACGGAGATTTTGTCGCACGACTGGTGCTGTGGCTATT TTGAAGCTGAGCCAACCCAATCCTGATGACTTGGGATATGTAGATTTGGTTTCTGTTGAGGAAATTGGTGGTGTGAGG GTAACTCtggtgaaaaatgaagaaggtgGAAACTCTGTCTCGACTGTTGTTCTGCGGGCAAGTACTGATAGCATATTAGATGACCTTGAAAGAGCAGTTGATGACGGAGTAAACACTTACAAG GCTATGTGTAAGGATAGTCGCATAGTACCTGGTGCTGCTGCTACGGAGATTGAGCTGGCTAGAAGAGTGAaggaattttcttttaaagagaCTGG GTTGGATCAGTATGCTATTGCAAAATTTGCTGAGAGCTTTGAGATGATACCTACGACACTAGCAGAGAATGCTGGACTCAATGCTATGGAGATCATATCTTCTCTATATGCTGAACATGCAAATGGAAATGTCAAAGTGGGTATTGACTTGGAGGAAGGTGTCTGCAAGGATGCCTCAGTTTTGTGTGTCTGGGACCTTTATATTACAAA GTTTTTTGCTCTCAAGTATGCTGCTGATGCTGTTTGCACTGTTCTTCGGGTTGATCAG ATCATAATGGCAAAACCAGCTGGCGGCCCAAGGAGAGAACAGCCAGCTGGAATGGACGAGGACTAG
- the LOC115730497 gene encoding NADPH-dependent aldehyde reductase-like protein, chloroplastic, translating into MATGINADLVSPPPLPLDGRVAIVTGGSRGIGRAIASHLRSLGARLVINYASSSAQADAVAAELNSPSATPLAIAVKADVSDPEQVKHLFDEAERAFGSPAHVFVNCAGVMDPKYPSLADTTVEDWDSTFKVNARGAFLGCREASNRLRRGGGGRIVMVTTSVVGGLFPGYSAYAASKAAVETMTKIAAKELKGTGITANCVAPGPVATELFFSGKTEEMVKRVVDACPLGRLGEGKDVAEVVGFLASDAGEWVNGRVIRVNGGFVI; encoded by the coding sequence ATGGCCACAGGAATCAACGCCGACCTGGTCAGCCCCCCTCCGCTTCCCCTCGACGGCCGCGTAGCCATCGTCACCGGCGGATCCCGCGGCATCGGCCGCGCGATCGCCTCCCACCTCCGCTCCCTCGGCGCAAGGCTCGTCATCAACTACGCCTCCAGCTCGGCCCAAGCCGACGCCGTCGCGGCCGAGCTCAACTCGCCGTCCGCGACTCCGCTCGCTATCGCAGTCAAGGCCGACGTCTCCGATCCCGAGCAGGTCAAGCACCTCTTCGACGAGGCCGAGCGCGCGTTCGGGTCCCCTGCCCACGTCTTTGTCAACTGCGCCGGCGTCATGGACCCGAAATACCCCAGCCTCGCTGACACAACGGTGGAGGACTGGGACTCGACCTTCAAGGTCAACGCGCGGGGCGCGTTCCTCGGGTGCCGGGAGGCTTCGAACCGGCTGAGGCGCGGCGGTGGGGGGAGGATCGTGATGGTGACGACGTCGGTCGTCGGTGGCCTGTTCCCCGGGTACTCAGCCTACGCGGCGTCTAAGGCGGCGGTGGAGACGATGACGAAAATCGCGGCGAAGGAGCTGAAGGGGACAGGGATCACGGCCAACTGCGTCGCGCCGGGACCCGTGGCGACAGAGCTGTTCTTCTCCGGGAAGACGGAGGAGATGGTGAAGAGGGTGGTGGACGCCTGTCCGCTGGGGCGGCTCGGGGAAGGGAAGGACGTGGCGGAGGTGGTGGGGTTCTTGGCGAGCGACGCCGGGGAGTGGGTCAATGGCCGGGTGATTAGAGTCAATGGGGGATTCGTCATTTGA
- the LOC115730482 gene encoding uncharacterized protein LOC115730482 isoform X1: MAQFTAQGTMKLLFNGEGSSFRRGSKDPFRFRLGSVHVRKRRLRFFDSSAERGSWRRNARAHARSANKHSKEGVHGEDDEYDDEFGVDDELACFRGLVLDLSYRPVNVVCWRRAICLEFMEKADVLEYYDQTVNSPSGSFYIPAVLRVPHLLQVVKRRRVKNNLSRKNLLYRDSYTCQYCSSGENLTIDHVLPISRGGEWTWENLVTACAKCNSKKGHKTIEEANMKLLKIPKAPKDFDILAIPLTSAAVKMLRVRKGTPEEWRQYLGRSSSER; the protein is encoded by the exons ATGGCTCAGTTCACAGCTCAAGGAACCATGAAGCTGCTCTTCAATGGCGAAGGTAGCTCATTTAGGCGAGGATCGAAGGACCCATTTCGTTTTAGGCTCGGATCAGTCCATGTCCGCAAGCGCAGGCTCAGATTCTTTGATTCCTCGGCCGAGCGCGGTTCTTGGCGGCGAAACGCGAGAGCGCACGCGCGAAGCGCTAATAAGCACAGTAAGGAAGGTGTGCATGGAGAGGACGACGAGTACGATGATGAGTTCGGAGTCGATGACGAGCTGGCGTGCTTCAGAGGTTTGGTCTTGGATCTTTCTTACAG GCCAGTCAATGTGGTTTGCTGGAGGCGTGCGATTTGCTTGGAGTTCATGGAGAAG GCTGATGTACTAGAATATTATGATCAGACAGTGAACTCTCCTAGTGGATCATTCTACATACCAGCAGTTTTAAGG GTGCCACATTTACTGCAAGTTGTTAAGAGAAGGAGAGTGAAAAACAACCTTAGTCGTAAGAACTTACTGTACAGAGACAGTTACACTTGCCA GTATTGCTCTTCGGGTGAGAATTTAACAATTGACCATGTTCTTCCAATTTCACGAGGTGGAGAATGGACATGGGAGAACCTG GTAACTGCCTGTGCCAAATGCAATTCCAAGAAAGGTCATAAAACAATAGAAGAAGCAAATATGAAGCTGCTCAAGATCCCCAAG GCTCCTAAAGACTTCGACATACTCGCCATACCTTTAACGAGTGCGGCGGTGAAGATGTTGAGAGTGCGGAAAGGCACTCCGGAGGAGTGGCGCCAGTATCTTGGTAGATCCTCTTCTGAGCGCTGA